The window CAATGTGGCCTATCCCTTCTTCACCACTTTTATTTTATCGTCATCATGACGCACCTCGCGTCTCCATTGCCTCCAGGCACGCGCcataatatttacaaaacaTTAGAGTGGAAGAGTGCATTTACGGAGCTATTGCTGATATCCCCTCGTTTTTTTGTAAACCAATAATACTTAAAAAAGGTATATtttttcagtagtaataccccaagaccttcaaaattatcggatatttcccgagagtttcgttgcgtagcaacgagagggataaggttcgcaggttaaaaaacccgagcgcgaagcgcgagtaatgttgtaatgacagttttggggtttgaaacgcgtacaaattgtttatcggatattttcattgcttagcaacaaacagggaaatatccgaaaaatatccgaagtaaaactctcttacttgtaccacgtgacgggaaatgccaccatttgattggttgaaattaggatgaaaaaaataatcacatcaattttcaatcatcaGCCATTTTCTCTCCGAATGAGACGATATTGGCAATAACCCCTTAACTCGACCTCGTCGTGGCTTTATTTGTTTTATCAACATAAATGTTGAGAATcgttgtgattatttttttttggtaaaataattgtgaaaatAATGTGTGCAAAAATATTAGTGCTCCTGAGGGGGGTATATATAAGAGAAATTAATATCGAGGTGGTGAATTTCAGTGCGAGACTGGCGATGGAGGAGGGGAATCGCGAGACTCAGGCATTGAAGCTGAAAAATGTGAGGAGACGTCTGTTCAAAGACGACGAGGATGACTCGACAACTGAACCACGGGGGAATGCTGATAACGAGGCCAATAGTTTCATGGAGAAGGCGCGAGAAAGCTTTGAGCAAGTATGTAATAGTTGGGTAATTGAAAGcggtatttattattaaactcTCAGTGAAAATCTTTGGTAACAGCGTATCCTTTctaaaaaatgattgagaaATATCTAGAATAGAAAATGAGAACTCCAACGCGACTCATATCTTGAATGAATGGAGAAAGTAGACACTGTGAGAAAAGTACATACGAATTTTTACCGGGATTTTCTTGGTGATCGGCAATGGAACCCACTTCCCCAGAGAGCGCGGTAATGTTTGTTTGAATTTTCCGTCAAGTCGTAGTCcacctcaataattttttttctccgtcaaCAGGCCaaagaaaaatggaattttgat of the Diachasmimorpha longicaudata isolate KC_UGA_2023 chromosome 13, iyDiaLong2, whole genome shotgun sequence genome contains:
- the LOC135168549 gene encoding uncharacterized protein LOC135168549 isoform X2; this encodes MLAARHRARLAMEEGNRETQALKLKNVRRRLFKDDEDDSTTEPRGNADNEANSFMEKARESFEQAKEKWNFDFEKGEPLPGRFEWIKADEDFPPQESSPPAQEPDDNSITTGNAQLSNESIGETS
- the LOC135168549 gene encoding uncharacterized protein LOC135168549 isoform X3 yields the protein MHARLAMEEGNRETQALKLKNVRRRLFKDDEDDSTTEPRGNADNEANSFMEKARESFEQAKEKWNFDFEKGEPLPGRFEWIKADEDFPPQESSPPAQEPDDNSITTGNAQLSNESIGETS